The proteins below come from a single Demetria terragena DSM 11295 genomic window:
- a CDS encoding DUF6986 family protein, which yields MTENPPPVESLLTTLDSTLADADSFLAQHYPGDRVDRQPVHTVYVPADRFSADAVSQWGAEARRLLDTFAPDVGSLARAVDAPEDEVAPAYEAMRTKLEHEPVEDLRVDFEDGYGRRPDDVEDKHLSAAIAGLKAMADSGTRPPWFGIRFKCFEAPTRERGVRTLAQFVEGFAEARALPDGFTLTLPKVTSVDQVEAMVTAAEWLEATYELDSGAVGFEIQVETAQAILGADGAATVAAMVHAARGRATSLHYGTFDYSAGLGIAAAHQRADHPAADHAKFVMQLAAAQTGVRMSDGSTNVIRFGSAEDAAATWRLHAGLVDRALVRGIYQGWDMHPGHLVSRYLATYRFFRRAMPDACARLKSYVAKVEGDVMDEPASARMLSHALLRGMQCGAVSSAEVQAISGLDEDALVALTR from the coding sequence ATGACTGAGAACCCACCTCCAGTCGAGTCACTGCTCACCACTCTCGACTCCACCCTCGCCGATGCGGATTCCTTTTTAGCGCAGCACTATCCGGGAGATCGCGTTGACCGGCAGCCGGTGCACACGGTGTATGTGCCTGCCGACCGTTTCTCGGCCGACGCTGTGAGCCAGTGGGGTGCGGAAGCGCGTCGGCTCCTCGATACCTTCGCGCCAGACGTGGGCTCACTTGCTCGCGCCGTGGACGCGCCAGAAGATGAGGTTGCACCGGCATACGAGGCGATGCGGACCAAGTTGGAGCACGAGCCTGTTGAAGACCTGCGCGTCGACTTCGAAGACGGCTACGGAAGGCGTCCCGACGACGTCGAGGACAAACACCTGAGTGCGGCCATTGCGGGGCTCAAGGCGATGGCCGACAGCGGGACCCGTCCGCCTTGGTTTGGCATCCGCTTCAAGTGTTTCGAGGCGCCAACTCGCGAGCGCGGCGTGCGAACGCTCGCCCAGTTTGTGGAAGGCTTCGCCGAGGCCAGAGCGCTTCCGGACGGCTTCACGCTCACTCTGCCGAAGGTCACCTCCGTGGACCAGGTGGAAGCCATGGTGACCGCCGCAGAATGGCTTGAGGCGACGTACGAACTCGATTCTGGCGCTGTCGGATTCGAGATTCAGGTCGAGACGGCACAAGCGATCTTGGGCGCGGACGGCGCCGCTACCGTCGCGGCCATGGTGCACGCCGCACGCGGGCGCGCAACGTCACTGCATTACGGGACATTCGACTACAGCGCGGGCCTTGGCATTGCAGCCGCCCACCAACGCGCCGATCATCCGGCGGCCGATCACGCGAAGTTCGTCATGCAACTGGCCGCCGCGCAGACTGGCGTACGGATGAGCGACGGGTCCACGAACGTGATCCGGTTTGGCTCAGCTGAGGATGCTGCAGCGACGTGGCGGCTTCATGCCGGATTGGTCGACCGTGCACTGGTGCGCGGCATCTACCAGGGCTGGGACATGCACCCTGGCCACTTGGTATCCCGCTACCTGGCGACGTACCGCTTCTTCCGCCGGGCCATGCCAGATGCCTGCGCCCGGCTGAAGTCCTATGTCGCCAAAGTCGAGGGCGACGTGATGGACGAACCCGCCAGTGCGCGCATGCTCTCCCA